From one Dermacentor variabilis isolate Ectoservices chromosome 3, ASM5094787v1, whole genome shotgun sequence genomic stretch:
- the LOC142574435 gene encoding alpha-(1,3)-fucosyltransferase C-like, with protein MAEEPNHPAEIPLQLLEPHIPRAHQGAVAHQELAENNQPSSSFCCEKDKVCCRVSVALISSFIIALTIYGAYNWFTCDSSQPARLLRPSSLTKEMSPWLRWDYRDGDVRAPRILVWTDPPSEISEAPSIGAASGLGASKDSAPQYSYWTSCHFITNYPYDVPEQCAVTNDRRLLMESDLIVFHADRVTASDFPEKRSTGQLWIFLARTHPIAPTFVGDIGLLGAISPVRVNVSPSALPMQLARVFNWTMSRREDATVPIVHKNFGPGFLSSGYLSISSADPSGWSSMPTKGHTAWIASDCERQRFREEQEKLRSLNDDLHYLNDVPIRLQVLSNCGAGQCNSLADCVAQVAKNFKFIVVAAMPACFQSVHELLYEAFEHELVPIVLASSNITLNVPPKSVVNAADWLGPGRLHAHLRTLLDHPAEYESYFAWKRSFTVSTLEDELCSLCQAFQKGNLTVGPTRLDVREWWELRARCRAEPLFGVDALTVVSDFPTLANVSPKR; from the coding sequence ATGGCCGAGGAACCGAACCACCCTGCTGAAATCCCCTTGCAGCTGCTGGAGCCACACATTCCGCGGGCACATCAAGGCGCAGTGGCACATCAAGAGCTTGCAGAGAACAACCAGCCTTCGAGCAGTTTTTGCTGTGAGAAGGATAAAGTCTGCTGTAGGGTGTCTGTCGCACTCATTTCATCTTTCATAATCGCTTTAACAATTTACGGTGCCTACAACTGGTTTACTTGCGATAGTAGTCAGCCAGCACGTCTTCTGCGCCCGTCATCACTGACTAAAGAAATGTCGCCTTGGCTCCGGTGGGATTATCGAGACGGGGACGTGCGTGCCCCCCGCATCCTGGTTTGGACTGACCCACCTTCAGAGATTTCCGAGGCTCCCAGCATTGGCGCAGCGTCTGGACTAGGGGCGTCGAAGGACTCCGCACCTCAATACTCGTACTGGACCTCGTGCCATTTCATCACCAACTACCCCTACGACGTCCCTGAGCAGTGCGCCGTTACCAACGACCGGCGCCTTCTCATGGAAAGCGACCTGATTGTTTTCCATGCCGACCGCGTGACCGCCAGTGACTTCCCCGAAAAGCGCTCCACTGGCCAGTTGTGGATTTTCTTGGCGCGCACTCACCCGATAGCACCGACCTTTGTTGGTGACATTGGTCTTCTGGGCGCAATCTCCCCCGTCAGAGTGAATGTTTCGCCCTCAGCGCTGCCGATGCAGTTGGCGCGAGTTTTTAACTGGACCATGTCCCGACGAGAGGATGCCACCGTACCCATTGTTCACAAGAATTTTGGCCCTGGCTTCCTATCCAGCGGTTATTTGTCAATATCAAGCGCCGACCCCAGTGGCTGGTCATCTATGCCCACAAAGGGGCACACAGCGTGGATCGCCTCTGATTGCGAACGGCAAAGATTCCGGGAAGAACAGGAGAAGCTACGTTCTCTTAACGATGACCTGCACTACCTAAACGATGTGCCCATACGCCTGCAGGTACTGTCCAACTGTGGTGCAGGTCAGTGCAACTCACTGGCCGACTGCGTAGCGCAGGTCGCCAAGAACTTCAAGTTCATTGTAGTGGCCGCGATGCCGGCCTGCTTCCAGAGCGTCCACGAACTCCTTTACGAGGCGTTCGAGCACGAGCTTGTTCCGATCGTGCTTGCGTCGTCCAACATCACGCTCAACGTGCCACCTAAGTCGGTGGTAAACGCGGCGGACTGGCTGGGGCCCGGCCGTTTGCACGCGCACCTGCGGACCCTCCTGGACCATCCAGCCGAGTATGAGAGCTATTTCGCCTGGAAACGAAGCTTCACAGTGTCCACACTCGAGGACGAGCTGTGCTCACTGTGCCAAGCTTTCCAGAAGGGAAATTTAACCGTGGGTCCAACAAGACTCGACGTCCGGGAGTGGTGGGAGCTACGCGCCAGGTGCCGTGCCGAACCCCTGTTTGGTGTCGATGCTCTCACGGTCGTTTCAGACTTTCCTACTTTGGCGAACGTGTCCCCAAAGCGATAG